The following nucleotide sequence is from Candidatus Hinthialibacter antarcticus.
ACCACCCTTATGCTGGACGCATTGTTCCAGAAATCAACCAAGAAACCGTTCGAGAAAAATTAGTATTCAGTTACCGTTTAATCTACAAAATTTCTGAAACTGAAATTTTGATTGTCACGGTTCTGCACGATAAGCGTCTATTATAGTGGTTGCCAGAATACTGTGCGGATTGAGTTTCAACTGTATCTATTGCTGCGCCCCTGCCTGCGGCAGGCAGGCTACAGGTGCGCTTTACGCACATATTTTTGACAGATGTTCTAGCGCTTGAAAGCTGATCTCGAACCATAAAAAACGGGAGCGACGTTGCGCCGCTCCCGCGTAAATGCTAATTCAATGATCGAATTATGCGCCCGGGTCTGGCACCCAGCCGTCGTTTTTGTCATACGGTTTGCCGCCGGGAATCTGTATCGGACGCGTCGGCACGGGGCCGAGTTTGTAGTCTTCATACTTAGCGTGCAGCCCGAGGGTCTGGTTTGATTTGAGCGCTTCGTCCCAAGTGACTTCACGCGCTTCGTAGCCCGCCATGCGCCCCATGATGGCGGTCATGGTCGAATAGGCGACGTTTCTCGCTTCGTTGATGTAGCCGCCGCCAGTGATCGCGGCGATCAGGTCGGCGTGTTCCTGGACGTAATCTTTGGTTGCGTCTTTGTCAAACGTCCAGTTTTTGCCGTCGGCGTTGATCCAGTTGCTGCAATTGGATTGCCCTTTGGTCCCGCGCACGATTTCATGCACGCGGCTGAACTCGCCTGGTTGTTGTTCGCAGTAACTGCTGATGCGAATTCCATTTTCAAATTCAAAATCAACGGCGTGGTGGTCCCAGATGTCGCCGCGTTCCTGCCACGAGCGACCGCCGATTGCGGCTGCTTTGGCGGGGTGCGAACCTTCGCCCATTGTCCACAGCGCCACGTCGAGGTTGTGAACGTGTTGCTCAACGATGTGGTCGCCGGAGAGCCACTGATAGTGATACCAGTTGCGGATGTGATATTCCATCTCGGTGATATCGTCAGTCTTTTCGCTAAAACCGATGGGCCCGCCGCACCAGTAGACGTAAAACGCCATGATGTCGCCAATGGCGCCATCGTGGATACGGTCGATGGTTTCGATGTATCCGGCGTTGTGGCGTCGCTGGGTTCCCGCCGCGATGTTGATTTTTTTCGCTTTGGCTTTTTCGTATGCGTCGAGAATACTACGGATGCCGGGGGCGTCGATGGCGGCGGGTTTTTCCATGAAGCAGTGCTTGCCCGCGTCGATGACCGCGTTCAACATCATCGGGCGAAACACCGGCGGCGTGGCCAGAATGATGTAATCAACATCGCTGGCGATGACGTGCTTATAGCCGTCCCAGCCGGTGAAGCAGTTGGCCTCATCAATCGACTGGTCAAACTTGGCGAGACGCTCCTGGGTTTGTTTGATCTTGCGCGGGAACAGGTCCGCGATGGCAGTGATCTTGACGCCGTCGTGTGCGCGGATCGCATCTTCGATAGCGCCTTTGCCGCGGCCTCCGCAGCCGATGACGCCGACTTTAATCGGAGTTGCAGCGCGCGCGTCTTTTGATTTTAGCGCTGAAAAGGCTGCAATTGACGCGGCGCTGGCCGCGCTTTTGGCGACAAAATTGCGCCGGGTTAAAATGGTCGGTCTGTCAGTCATTTTGCATATCCCCATTTTTATAATTGAGTAAACTCACGTCATTATCTCAAACGCCGTAGCCGATGGCAAGAAGCGCGGCTAAGATAATTATTCACCCCGGAAAATCCCCCTCTGACACCAATTATAAATGAAGGATATTCACCAATGGGTCTATTGGATTGGTTGTTTGGAAAAAGCCAGAAAACGACGCTGCCCGAGTTGGATGACGCGCCGCCTGAAGCGCAGCAAGAATACTCGTCGCCGGAAATTTCACCGCCGGAAGTCAAACAAAAACTTGATGCGGGCGAGTCGGTCATTCTGCTTGACGTTCGCCAGCCGGAAGAATTAGACATTTGCCGCATCGAAGGCGCCATGCACATTCCCATGATGGATGTGCACGAGCGCTATAAGGAAATTTCCGACGAGCCCAATGCGGAGATCATCGTCTTTTGCCATCACGGTTCGCGCAGTATGCAGGTGATGCATCAGTTGTGGGGGCTTGGCTATCAAAACGCCAAGAACATGTCGGGCGGAATCCACGCCTGGTCGCTCGACGTTGACCCCAAAGTGCCAAGGTATTAAAAACGGTTGCACAGGTTTGGGTGCATCTTTCCTCGCTTCAGTGCGGGGCTTACCGCCCTGTTCAATCCACGCAATATTTTGATAATCAGTCTAGCGAAGGCATTTGGAGCGCGACGGATTTCTTACGCGGTGATGGTGGTTCCGTTTTTGGGGTTTTGAAGGAAGAGAAATGAGACGACGTCGAGTAGGTCGTTTTTGCGAAATGGTTTTGAGAGAAAAAACCGGATGCCGGCTTCGAGGCTTTTCTTGCGGGTTTCTTCGTTGGGGTACGCGGTAATCATGACGATCTTGCTTGAGGGTTTGACTTCGTGAATCTTTTCAGCGAACTCGATGCCGTCGATGCCCGGCATGTTTTTGTCAACGATCATCAGGTCAAAATTGCTGGTGAGAGCGCATCCCATCGCGGAGACGGGGTCGCATGACCGGGTCACATAACATCCCTGCATACTAAAAACTTCGTCGAGCGCTTCTGCGTAGTCGGTATCGTCGTCAACAATGAGTACGTTTTTTCCCCGTAACAATTTACGTATGACCTCCCGGTCGTTGTCTTTTTCACTGGCAAGAGCATTCATCATAGTATTGCTCCCCTTTGAATGTTCGAGGGTACGTTAATGCAGCAAATATGCCAACATTTCATTTTGTTACACCGCTAGCGTTACTTTTCTAATGCTGACTCCTCCAACTCACGCAATTTCGGCAAGCGTCGATACAGAGAGCTTCTTGACAACCCCAATACGCGGGCGGCTTCTTCCTTGTTGCCGCCGACATTCTCCAAGGTCTGTCGAATGATTTCCAGTTCGGCGTCTTCGAGCGGCATCCCAAGTGGAATCAGTATGTTCTTGCCATCGTTGCTACTGGCTTCCATCCGTGCGGCGAAGATGGGAGTTTGACCGGATGTAATTTCGGGCGGCATGTCTCGCGGCTCGACGGTTGCGCCCTTCGCGAAGATGACGGCGTGCTCAATGGCGTGTTGTAATTCGCGCACATTTCCCGGCCAGGGGTATGAAAATAACACCTGCATACAGTCGTCTGAGAATTCAGCCAGCGGTTTTCCGGTCTCCTGACAGTACCGTTTCAGGAACGACTGTGCCAGAATCGGGATATCATTGTGACGTTCTCTCAGCGGTGGGATTTGAATCTGGACCACCCGTAGACGATAATATAAGTCTTCGCGAAACTTCTTTTCCAAAATTCGTTGTTGTAGTTCACGGTTGGTGGCGGCGATGACCCGAACATCCACATGAAGCGTGGTGCTGCTGCCGACCCGCTCCAGTTCAGAATCCTGTAGGATGCGCAACAAGCGCTGCTGGGCGCTGGCCGACATCTCGCCGATTTCGTCTAAGAAGATGGTGCCGCCGTCGGCCATTTCAAAGCGGCCTTTGCGGTCTTTGATCGCCCCGGTGAATGATCCTTTGACGTGGCCGAACAATTCTGATTCCAACAACGATTCAGGTAAGGAGCCGCAGTCAACTTTAATTAATGGTTTATTGTTGCGGCGGCTTTGTTCGTGAATCTCGCGGGCCACCTGGTCTTTTCCTGTACCGGTTTCGCCGGTGATGAGCGCGGTGCTCGAAGTCGGAGCAACCTGTTCAATCATGTGAAAAATGCGTTGCATGGCAGGCGAACGCCCCAACAGGCGTCCCGAAAGGCGCGCGGCCTGGCGGCGCCACTCGTCGCGTTCTTCAGCGACTTTCTTCAACTCAATGGCGCGGTCGATGACCACACGCAGTTCTTTGAGGCGCATGGGTTTGGTCAGATAATCTAACGCGCCCAAGCGCATCGCTTCTACTGCGCTATCAACTTCGTTCAGCCCGGTCAGCATGATGACCTGGGTTTCCGGCTTCAGTTCTTTGATTTTGCGCAGGGTTTGCAGCCCGTCGGTTCCAGGAAGCATGACATCGACTGTGGCAACGTCTACATCGTTGCTTGAAGCGAGTTCAATGGCTT
It contains:
- a CDS encoding Gfo/Idh/MocA family oxidoreductase, coding for MTDRPTILTRRNFVAKSAASAASIAAFSALKSKDARAATPIKVGVIGCGGRGKGAIEDAIRAHDGVKITAIADLFPRKIKQTQERLAKFDQSIDEANCFTGWDGYKHVIASDVDYIILATPPVFRPMMLNAVIDAGKHCFMEKPAAIDAPGIRSILDAYEKAKAKKINIAAGTQRRHNAGYIETIDRIHDGAIGDIMAFYVYWCGGPIGFSEKTDDITEMEYHIRNWYHYQWLSGDHIVEQHVHNLDVALWTMGEGSHPAKAAAIGGRSWQERGDIWDHHAVDFEFENGIRISSYCEQQPGEFSRVHEIVRGTKGQSNCSNWINADGKNWTFDKDATKDYVQEHADLIAAITGGGYINEARNVAYSTMTAIMGRMAGYEAREVTWDEALKSNQTLGLHAKYEDYKLGPVPTRPIQIPGGKPYDKNDGWVPDPGA
- a CDS encoding response regulator; its protein translation is MMNALASEKDNDREVIRKLLRGKNVLIVDDDTDYAEALDEVFSMQGCYVTRSCDPVSAMGCALTSNFDLMIVDKNMPGIDGIEFAEKIHEVKPSSKIVMITAYPNEETRKKSLEAGIRFFLSKPFRKNDLLDVVSFLFLQNPKNGTTITA
- a CDS encoding sigma-54 dependent transcriptional regulator gives rise to the protein MSRTILIIDDDQESREVVRDALDGRGFHFLEAESGEKAIELASSNDVDVATVDVMLPGTDGLQTLRKIKELKPETQVIMLTGLNEVDSAVEAMRLGALDYLTKPMRLKELRVVIDRAIELKKVAEERDEWRRQAARLSGRLLGRSPAMQRIFHMIEQVAPTSSTALITGETGTGKDQVAREIHEQSRRNNKPLIKVDCGSLPESLLESELFGHVKGSFTGAIKDRKGRFEMADGGTIFLDEIGEMSASAQQRLLRILQDSELERVGSSTTLHVDVRVIAATNRELQQRILEKKFREDLYYRLRVVQIQIPPLRERHNDIPILAQSFLKRYCQETGKPLAEFSDDCMQVLFSYPWPGNVRELQHAIEHAVIFAKGATVEPRDMPPEITSGQTPIFAARMEASSNDGKNILIPLGMPLEDAELEIIRQTLENVGGNKEEAARVLGLSRSSLYRRLPKLRELEESALEK
- a CDS encoding type II toxin-antitoxin system RelE/ParE family toxin, whose product is MKRKIVWSPEAVDDVESIYNFIARDSNAYAKSVVDKIIQTVKFIPDHPYAGRIVPEINQETVREKLVFSYRLIYKISETEILIVTVLHDKRLL
- a CDS encoding rhodanese-like domain-containing protein — translated: MGLLDWLFGKSQKTTLPELDDAPPEAQQEYSSPEISPPEVKQKLDAGESVILLDVRQPEELDICRIEGAMHIPMMDVHERYKEISDEPNAEIIVFCHHGSRSMQVMHQLWGLGYQNAKNMSGGIHAWSLDVDPKVPRY